A stretch of the Leucoraja erinacea ecotype New England chromosome 40, Leri_hhj_1, whole genome shotgun sequence genome encodes the following:
- the si:ch211-210c8.6 gene encoding uncharacterized protein si:ch211-210c8.6: MGSILVKCAVADMAIQWALWAVSSILQTEKFFDLAGSGTFVILTYLSYRWNGTNYPRQRIQSAMVTTWGLRLGLFLLLRMLKEGKDRRFNQVRNNPKTFFVYWTFQGIWIFLTLLPTLILNTEEKDTPLCAQDFTGWVIWTLGFVLEAVADHQKWKFKSNVKNAHKFIQKGLWAFCRHPNYLGEMLQWTGLFISASTVMTGIEYISIFSPVFLWFLLTHVSGIPMLEKHAMKKWGQDPAYLEYVRRTPALWPFRF, encoded by the exons ATGGGCAGCATCCTGGTTAAATGCGCGGTGGCGGACATGGCCATTCAGTGGGCACTCTGGGCGGTGTCGAGCATTCTCCAAACCGAAAAGTTTTTTGACTTGGCAG GTTCTGGAACTTTCGTCATATTGACCTACCTGAGTTATAGGTGGAACGGCACGAATTACCCGAGACAGCGGATACAGTCGGCAATGGTCACCACATGGGGCTTGAG ACTGGGCTTGTTTCTCCTCTTAAGAATGCTAAAGGAAGGCAAGGATCGACGCTTCAATCAAGTACGCAACAACCCTAAAACTTTCTTTGTTTATTGGACTTTTCAAG GTATATGGATCTTTCTCACACTCCTCCCAACGTTAATTTTAAACACTGAGGAAAAGGACACGCCTTTGTGTGCCCAAGACTTCACTGGATGGGTAATCTGGACATTGGGCTTTGTTCTGGAAGCAGTTGCAGACCACCAGAAGTGGAAATTCAAAAGTAATGTTAAAAATGCT CACAAATTCATTCAaaaaggactttgggctttttgtcGACATCCAAACTACTTGGGCGAAATGCTTCAGTGGACCGGCTTGTTCATCTCTGCATCTACTGTAATGACGGGAATAGAGTACATCAGCATCTTCTCGCCCGTATTTCTATGGTTCTTACTAACCCATGTCAGTGGAATTCCAATGCTGGAAAAGCATGCCATGAAGAAGTGGGGACAGGATCCTGCTTACCTTGAATACGTCAGacgtactccagcactgtggccGTTCAGATTTTAA